From one Thamnophis elegans isolate rThaEle1 chromosome 7, rThaEle1.pri, whole genome shotgun sequence genomic stretch:
- the CCDC77 gene encoding coiled-coil domain-containing protein 77 isoform X1, with translation MGPRRLLPALFTLHWTTMLWHVRQAFSTLLAYVMVRICAMAASPRTPSKKSSTPCAASKGAILPSPHQGDSTPLPSINERLAYLRPSRELLEYYRKKIAEFDDEHEELVKRLETYKASYDEQHKLQWEMRQREEEIGELQKALSDMQVFLFQEREHVLRLYAENDRLKIRELDDRKKIQHLLALLGTDEGEITYFHQEPPNKVTIPELPNPTKRDSQERSDKYTSIMGFKNKGEKAESANRYQRDNQTLLLQVESLQAQLEEQTKLSKEQMEALLEDRRIRIEEAQVQHQRDQEKIKDITERYHKTQSLLYGSTKDFLQMKFNARANEKSWMAEKDTLLRKMDKCRCAHKPSRVYGSPVHDHINQSYDSCQSWQVASPAKQDTSLDEWGSSPRQQSFTRRSPPSGKVEVFKKRRPKVVRCVFRAEQNVHKVYGAEIMGLRDQLSQEQKLANMFREQCVSLEEQLSKVREEGNLGQEMFKQRSEKMGKRLQLMTRRYEALEKRRAMEVEGFKNDIKQFQHKLQDVEKQLFKVVMNVGPDQDLAILHEVRRGNKRTKKLQGELKSLKSKIYGLENDLRDY, from the exons ATGGGACCGAGAAGG cTACTACCGGCTTTGTTTACACTGCATTGGACAACCATGCTTTGGCATGTGAGACAAGCCTTTTCCACACTATTAGCTTATGTG ATGGTGAGAATTTGCGCCATGGCTGCTTCTCCAAGAACACCTTCCAAAAA ATCAAGCACTCCATGTGCTGCTTCCAAGGGTGCTATACTTCCATCACCTCACCAAGGTGattctacccctcttccttcaaTCAATGAACGTCTGGCCTACCTTCGTCCCTCTCGGGAGCTGCTGGAGTACTATCGAAAGAAGATTGCAGAATTTGATGACGAGCATGAAGAGCTGGTGAAACGGTTGGAGACATACAAAGCATCTTACGATGAACAG CACAAGTTACAATGGGAAATGCGTCAGCGAGAAGAAGAAATTGGAGAACTGCAGAAGGCTTTGAGTGACATGCAGGTGTTCCTTTTTCAAGAAAGAGAGCATGTGCTGCGCCTTTATGCTGAAAACGATCGACTGAAAATCAG GGAATTAGATGACAGAAAGAAGATTCAACATCTTTTGGCTTTATTAGGAACAGATGAGGGTGAAATTACCTATTTTCACCAAGAACCCCCAAATAAG GTCACCATACCTGAACTACCTAACCCTACTAAAAGAGATTCCCAGGAAAGAAGTGACAAATATACTTCAATAATGG gttttaaaaacaaaggaGAGAAGGCTGAGAGTGCAAATAGATATCAAAGAGACAACCAAACACTCCTACTACAG GTGGAGTCTCTTCAGGCTCAACTAGAAGAACAGACCAAGCTGTCAAAAGAGCAGATGGAAGCCCTGCTAGAAGATCGACGCATCCGTATTGAAGAAGCTCAGGTGCAGCACCAGAGGGATCAGGAAAAGATCAAAGACATTACTGAAAG GTACCATAAAACTCAAAGTTTGCTGTACGGGAGTACCAAAGATTTTCTGCAGATGAAGTTTAATGCACGAGCAAATGAAAAATcctggatggcagagaaggacACTCTGCTGAGGAAGATGGACAAATGTAGATGTGCACACAAGCCGAGCAGGGTTTATGGTAGTCCGGTCCACGATCACATCAATCAGAGTTATGACAGTTGTCAAAGCTGGCAGGTTGCTAGCCCAGCGAAGCAGGATACTAGCCTGGATGAATGGGGGAGTAGTCCTCGTCAGCAAAGTTTCACCAGGAGATCACCTCCCAGTGGGAAGgttgaagttttcaagaagagaagaCCAAAAGTTGTCAGATGTGTTTTTCGAGCCGAGCAGAACGTTCACAAAGTATACGGAGCAGAGATTATG GGATTAAGAGATCAGTTGAGCCAGGAGCAGAAATTAGCCAACATGTTTCGAGAACAGTGTGTTTCATTGGAAGAGCAGTTGTCTAAGGTTCGGGAGGAAGGAAATTTAGGCCAAGAAATGTTCAAG CAACGGTCAGAAAAGATGGGAAAGCGTCTACAGCTAATGACCCGGCGCTATGAGGCACTGGAAAAAAGGCGTGCCATGGAGGTGGaaggatttaaaaatgacatcaAACAATTCCAACATAAGCTGCAGGACGTGGAGAAGCAACTCTTCAAG GTGGTGATGAATGTGGGACCCGACCAAGATCTTGCAATTCTGCATGAAGTTCGCCGAGGAAATAAGAGAACCAAAAAGCTACAAGGAGAACTTAAAAGCTTAAAGTCAAAGATATATGGGCTGGAGAATGACCTACGAGATTATTGA
- the CCDC77 gene encoding coiled-coil domain-containing protein 77 isoform X2 — MGPRRMVRICAMAASPRTPSKKSSTPCAASKGAILPSPHQGDSTPLPSINERLAYLRPSRELLEYYRKKIAEFDDEHEELVKRLETYKASYDEQHKLQWEMRQREEEIGELQKALSDMQVFLFQEREHVLRLYAENDRLKIRELDDRKKIQHLLALLGTDEGEITYFHQEPPNKVTIPELPNPTKRDSQERSDKYTSIMGFKNKGEKAESANRYQRDNQTLLLQVESLQAQLEEQTKLSKEQMEALLEDRRIRIEEAQVQHQRDQEKIKDITERYHKTQSLLYGSTKDFLQMKFNARANEKSWMAEKDTLLRKMDKCRCAHKPSRVYGSPVHDHINQSYDSCQSWQVASPAKQDTSLDEWGSSPRQQSFTRRSPPSGKVEVFKKRRPKVVRCVFRAEQNVHKVYGAEIMGLRDQLSQEQKLANMFREQCVSLEEQLSKVREEGNLGQEMFKQRSEKMGKRLQLMTRRYEALEKRRAMEVEGFKNDIKQFQHKLQDVEKQLFKVVMNVGPDQDLAILHEVRRGNKRTKKLQGELKSLKSKIYGLENDLRDY; from the exons ATGGGACCGAGAAGG ATGGTGAGAATTTGCGCCATGGCTGCTTCTCCAAGAACACCTTCCAAAAA ATCAAGCACTCCATGTGCTGCTTCCAAGGGTGCTATACTTCCATCACCTCACCAAGGTGattctacccctcttccttcaaTCAATGAACGTCTGGCCTACCTTCGTCCCTCTCGGGAGCTGCTGGAGTACTATCGAAAGAAGATTGCAGAATTTGATGACGAGCATGAAGAGCTGGTGAAACGGTTGGAGACATACAAAGCATCTTACGATGAACAG CACAAGTTACAATGGGAAATGCGTCAGCGAGAAGAAGAAATTGGAGAACTGCAGAAGGCTTTGAGTGACATGCAGGTGTTCCTTTTTCAAGAAAGAGAGCATGTGCTGCGCCTTTATGCTGAAAACGATCGACTGAAAATCAG GGAATTAGATGACAGAAAGAAGATTCAACATCTTTTGGCTTTATTAGGAACAGATGAGGGTGAAATTACCTATTTTCACCAAGAACCCCCAAATAAG GTCACCATACCTGAACTACCTAACCCTACTAAAAGAGATTCCCAGGAAAGAAGTGACAAATATACTTCAATAATGG gttttaaaaacaaaggaGAGAAGGCTGAGAGTGCAAATAGATATCAAAGAGACAACCAAACACTCCTACTACAG GTGGAGTCTCTTCAGGCTCAACTAGAAGAACAGACCAAGCTGTCAAAAGAGCAGATGGAAGCCCTGCTAGAAGATCGACGCATCCGTATTGAAGAAGCTCAGGTGCAGCACCAGAGGGATCAGGAAAAGATCAAAGACATTACTGAAAG GTACCATAAAACTCAAAGTTTGCTGTACGGGAGTACCAAAGATTTTCTGCAGATGAAGTTTAATGCACGAGCAAATGAAAAATcctggatggcagagaaggacACTCTGCTGAGGAAGATGGACAAATGTAGATGTGCACACAAGCCGAGCAGGGTTTATGGTAGTCCGGTCCACGATCACATCAATCAGAGTTATGACAGTTGTCAAAGCTGGCAGGTTGCTAGCCCAGCGAAGCAGGATACTAGCCTGGATGAATGGGGGAGTAGTCCTCGTCAGCAAAGTTTCACCAGGAGATCACCTCCCAGTGGGAAGgttgaagttttcaagaagagaagaCCAAAAGTTGTCAGATGTGTTTTTCGAGCCGAGCAGAACGTTCACAAAGTATACGGAGCAGAGATTATG GGATTAAGAGATCAGTTGAGCCAGGAGCAGAAATTAGCCAACATGTTTCGAGAACAGTGTGTTTCATTGGAAGAGCAGTTGTCTAAGGTTCGGGAGGAAGGAAATTTAGGCCAAGAAATGTTCAAG CAACGGTCAGAAAAGATGGGAAAGCGTCTACAGCTAATGACCCGGCGCTATGAGGCACTGGAAAAAAGGCGTGCCATGGAGGTGGaaggatttaaaaatgacatcaAACAATTCCAACATAAGCTGCAGGACGTGGAGAAGCAACTCTTCAAG GTGGTGATGAATGTGGGACCCGACCAAGATCTTGCAATTCTGCATGAAGTTCGCCGAGGAAATAAGAGAACCAAAAAGCTACAAGGAGAACTTAAAAGCTTAAAGTCAAAGATATATGGGCTGGAGAATGACCTACGAGATTATTGA